The Pseudoalteromonas translucida KMM 520 genome has a window encoding:
- a CDS encoding carbon-nitrogen hydrolase family protein — translation MSKAIPTIIALQMCSGGDPEQNMQTLVNQLQQLPTTRPLLVCLPEAFLVFSKSGNDTLKVAKHAERYKQQLSELCQLHNIWLSAGTMPEPYSDSKYYAASHLFNAQGELVASYNKMHLFDVTVDDSTASYRESDFTQAGNEVVVVDSPFGKIGLTVCYDLRFSALYTQLVRQGAEVILVPSAFTVVTGKAHWQPLLAARAIETQCYVIAAAQYGTHENGRQTYGHSIVLSPWGDTLSELPTGTGFISATLDLKQLHKIRRDMPVQSHQRFREHLL, via the coding sequence ATGAGTAAAGCAATTCCGACAATTATTGCCCTGCAAATGTGCTCAGGGGGTGATCCTGAGCAAAACATGCAAACGTTAGTCAATCAGCTACAACAATTACCCACTACAAGGCCATTGTTAGTATGCTTGCCTGAAGCCTTTTTAGTGTTTAGTAAATCGGGTAACGATACCTTAAAAGTGGCTAAGCATGCAGAGCGTTATAAGCAGCAGTTAAGCGAGCTGTGCCAATTGCATAATATTTGGTTAAGCGCCGGTACTATGCCAGAGCCTTATAGTGACAGTAAATATTACGCCGCGTCGCACTTATTTAATGCTCAAGGTGAACTCGTTGCCAGCTACAATAAAATGCATTTATTTGATGTAACAGTTGACGATTCAACGGCCAGCTATCGAGAATCAGACTTTACTCAAGCAGGAAATGAAGTTGTTGTTGTCGACTCTCCCTTTGGTAAAATTGGCTTAACAGTATGTTATGATCTGCGCTTTAGTGCTTTATATACTCAACTTGTACGCCAAGGCGCAGAAGTTATATTAGTCCCTAGCGCCTTTACCGTAGTGACCGGGAAAGCCCATTGGCAACCTTTATTGGCGGCTCGTGCAATAGAAACACAATGTTATGTGATTGCTGCAGCGCAATATGGAACACATGAAAATGGCCGCCAAACCTATGGCCACAGTATAGTTCTGTCTCCTTGGGGGGATACACTAAGTGAGTTGCCCACAGGCACAGGTTTTATAAGCGCCACGT
- a CDS encoding YhdP family protein, translating to MKAKAVCFFCFRKLWQTCAIILVLLAVTVSILKYTLPYANDYKDNIENYLHTKFDISLSIGSISASWQGSGPALVLENLSFKDNQTAPISLTIAKTSLELNLWESLKTLQLKSNYFVINGFHTSIKVANLFAKNEGEVSFEQKELIEELFLGDTGHFAIENSSINFILEDGTERKLLLENIVWQNQNKQHLGSGSLALPGISVGSFDARIALKGDTIEKMAGDMYVQANEVDVSNWLAQYINTEKQQLHSNINLQAWLALNQGLVSDVKVQWLPSFVHWELAGEKQQLSLSEGGFHLFPEQKSWRLKSTGLAFNSNDKSWPSLEFEALLGKQNKVWLQQVDIALLSDLAELTNFNNLTPFLQRQPSGQIKQAYFDYTNNEQWQLWFEADNIGWQEQHAIPAAQDLRVSALVNQQYGRITLFGENNSLITGDSFSQNIDYEQLNVELNLAKRSNAWHISSDNIWFNNDEVTFAAEMQLSLGDEPRLDLYAEAFAPDASIAGHYFPLKAMSPELVSYLNGAIKGGEVSKAQVLFAGPLTGFPFSDGSGQFDVLAQIDNATYQFDPDWPAVTNASAQLHFANERMDIYSQQGKLVNLAVGSSVRVSISDLMHADELVVKIDKQAELEKMHDFFAATPLASPLAEIFKIVQGKGEASADIELLIGSKFANGASVSGKVNLIDLPVYIATPGIELDNLNGELHFKNNEITLTNATATWLGMPLNINYDSKSIGQDYRANINIKAQLDAETLIASGQGLLKNYLSGESAADIGLVLNFTEQGFDYRAQVTSSLIGLSSTLPGDYAKSSEQPWPLNAVIQGDNISNLITANIKQLFYFNAILDNANTHFNNAHFVIGKNDLGLNKKDLAVSINLPQTDLFPWLELIEQIINVTKQGSEQVSASVMPPLHEVLANIEKLNISDVQFNDFEMRLAPTQNDLYLKLNAKELRAGVLIPISQASQPIRINSDYLRVNFIEPANVKPVASTETADDVSWLTQLPAIEFECGDCKVSQYQLGKVSASLLGDGKRLVISELVVDKNDHILRTHGQWQNGQTQLSGELKSEDIGALFNEFDLTTAIKDSNATINYNLAWQAAPYNLDVASLSGNIDWRLGEGHLTEVSDGGARVFSLLSLDSLVRKLKLDFRDVFSKGFFYNSMQGTMQLDKGIAYTQDTKMDGVPADLTIKGYANLNTLEIDYDLAVAPQVTSSIPIIVAWMVNPVTGLAALAIDKVIHSARVISEINFKVTGKMNDPQVQELDRKSREVTLPQAAQNQPQAATKLKLKDAEVSVTQ from the coding sequence TCAGCTAGTTGGCAAGGCAGCGGGCCTGCCTTAGTGCTCGAAAACCTATCGTTTAAAGACAACCAAACTGCACCTATTTCACTCACTATAGCTAAAACCAGTTTAGAGCTTAACTTGTGGGAGAGCTTAAAAACGCTGCAATTAAAGTCAAACTACTTTGTAATAAATGGCTTTCATACCAGTATTAAGGTAGCTAATTTATTTGCTAAAAATGAGGGCGAAGTGTCGTTTGAACAAAAAGAGCTAATAGAAGAACTATTTTTGGGCGACACAGGCCACTTCGCAATAGAAAACTCCAGCATTAACTTTATTTTAGAAGACGGTACTGAGCGTAAGTTACTGTTAGAGAATATTGTTTGGCAAAATCAAAATAAACAACATTTAGGCAGCGGTAGCTTAGCATTACCGGGTATTTCGGTAGGAAGTTTTGATGCGCGAATAGCACTCAAAGGCGATACCATTGAAAAAATGGCAGGCGATATGTATGTGCAAGCTAATGAGGTAGATGTATCTAACTGGTTAGCGCAATATATTAATACCGAAAAACAGCAACTGCATAGCAATATAAACTTACAAGCTTGGTTAGCGCTTAATCAAGGTTTAGTGAGTGATGTAAAAGTACAGTGGTTACCTAGTTTTGTACATTGGGAATTGGCTGGAGAAAAACAACAGCTGAGCCTAAGTGAAGGTGGATTTCATTTATTTCCTGAACAAAAAAGCTGGCGGTTGAAAAGCACGGGGTTAGCGTTTAATAGTAATGATAAAAGCTGGCCGAGTTTAGAGTTTGAGGCACTGCTGGGTAAGCAAAATAAAGTTTGGTTACAGCAAGTTGATATAGCGCTACTTAGCGATTTAGCCGAGCTGACTAACTTTAACAACCTAACGCCATTTTTACAGCGCCAGCCAAGTGGGCAAATAAAGCAAGCTTACTTCGATTATACCAATAATGAGCAATGGCAGCTGTGGTTTGAAGCCGATAATATTGGCTGGCAAGAGCAGCACGCAATACCTGCCGCACAAGACCTGCGAGTTAGTGCGCTGGTTAATCAGCAATACGGGCGAATTACCCTGTTTGGTGAAAATAACAGCCTAATTACCGGTGATAGCTTTAGCCAAAATATAGATTATGAGCAATTAAATGTAGAGCTCAATTTAGCCAAGCGCAGTAATGCTTGGCACATTAGCAGTGACAATATTTGGTTTAACAATGATGAAGTAACCTTTGCTGCAGAAATGCAACTTAGCTTAGGTGACGAACCGCGCTTAGATTTATACGCCGAAGCATTTGCACCCGACGCCAGTATTGCCGGGCACTATTTTCCTTTAAAAGCGATGAGCCCTGAATTAGTTAGTTATTTAAATGGCGCCATAAAAGGCGGTGAAGTGTCAAAAGCACAAGTGCTTTTTGCAGGCCCGCTAACAGGCTTTCCGTTTAGTGACGGCTCTGGGCAGTTTGATGTGTTAGCACAAATAGATAACGCCACTTATCAGTTTGATCCCGACTGGCCCGCAGTTACTAATGCCAGCGCCCAGTTACATTTTGCCAATGAGCGCATGGATATTTATAGCCAGCAAGGCAAGTTAGTAAATTTAGCTGTGGGTAGTAGTGTACGCGTTAGCATTAGCGATTTAATGCATGCCGATGAGCTAGTAGTTAAAATAGATAAGCAAGCTGAGCTTGAAAAAATGCACGACTTTTTTGCGGCCACGCCACTAGCCAGCCCACTTGCTGAAATTTTTAAAATTGTGCAAGGTAAAGGCGAAGCGAGTGCAGATATAGAGCTGTTAATTGGTTCTAAATTTGCTAATGGTGCAAGTGTTAGCGGCAAAGTAAATTTAATAGACTTACCTGTTTATATTGCAACTCCAGGCATTGAACTGGATAACTTAAACGGCGAGCTGCATTTTAAAAACAATGAAATAACCCTCACTAATGCCACTGCAACATGGTTGGGCATGCCACTCAATATTAACTATGACAGCAAAAGTATTGGGCAAGATTATCGCGCCAACATAAACATAAAAGCGCAGCTAGATGCCGAGACTCTTATTGCGAGCGGCCAGGGGTTATTAAAAAACTACCTTAGCGGCGAAAGTGCAGCCGATATTGGTTTAGTGCTTAATTTTACCGAACAAGGGTTTGATTATCGTGCGCAAGTAACCTCGTCATTAATTGGTTTAAGCAGTACTTTACCGGGTGACTATGCTAAAAGCAGCGAGCAACCATGGCCACTCAATGCAGTTATTCAAGGCGATAATATATCTAACTTAATTACCGCTAATATAAAGCAGCTATTTTATTTTAACGCTATTTTAGATAATGCCAATACCCACTTTAATAATGCTCATTTTGTTATCGGTAAAAACGATTTAGGGCTTAATAAAAAAGATTTAGCAGTTAGTATTAATCTACCACAAACCGATTTATTTCCTTGGTTAGAGTTAATTGAGCAAATTATAAATGTAACTAAGCAAGGCTCAGAGCAAGTATCAGCTAGTGTTATGCCACCACTGCATGAAGTACTTGCTAATATAGAAAAACTTAATATTAGTGACGTGCAATTTAATGACTTTGAAATGCGCTTAGCACCTACCCAAAACGATTTATATCTAAAGTTAAATGCTAAAGAGTTACGTGCAGGAGTGTTAATTCCTATCTCGCAAGCCAGCCAGCCGATTCGAATTAATAGCGATTATTTAAGAGTTAACTTTATTGAGCCTGCAAACGTTAAGCCAGTTGCAAGCACAGAAACAGCCGATGACGTAAGCTGGCTTACTCAGCTACCCGCAATAGAATTTGAATGTGGCGACTGTAAGGTGAGTCAGTATCAGTTAGGTAAAGTAAGCGCATCTTTATTGGGGGATGGTAAGCGGCTTGTTATTTCTGAGTTAGTGGTTGATAAGAACGATCATATTTTACGCACCCATGGGCAGTGGCAAAATGGCCAAACGCAACTCAGCGGTGAGCTTAAAAGTGAGGATATAGGCGCATTATTTAATGAGTTTGACTTAACCACCGCAATTAAAGATTCAAACGCAACCATTAACTATAATCTTGCATGGCAAGCAGCCCCGTATAACCTTGATGTAGCAAGTCTTTCGGGCAATATTGATTGGCGATTAGGCGAAGGACATTTAACCGAGGTAAGTGATGGTGGCGCGCGGGTGTTCTCGTTACTGAGCCTAGATTCGTTAGTGCGTAAATTAAAACTCGATTTTAGAGATGTGTTTTCCAAAGGCTTTTTTTATAACAGTATGCAAGGCACAATGCAGCTTGATAAAGGCATTGCCTATACTCAAGATACTAAAATGGATGGCGTACCAGCCGACTTAACCATTAAAGGTTATGCTAATTTAAACACCCTAGAAATAGACTATGACCTAGCGGTTGCGCCGCAAGTAACCTCCAGTATACCTATAATAGTAGCTTGGATGGTTAACCCAGTTACCGGCCTTGCTGCACTTGCTATAGATAAAGTGATTCACTCGGCGCGCGTTATTTCCGAAATAAACTTTAAAGTAACCGGTAAAATGAACGATCCACAAGTACAAGAACTTGACCGTAAAAGTCGTGAAGTAACGCTACCACAAGCGGCGCAAAATCAGCCTCAAGCAGCCACAAAGCTTAAACTAAAAGACGCTGAAGTGAGCGTTACCCAATGA